Genomic DNA from Bacteroidota bacterium:
TAAATACGTTTACACAGGAACACATTACCGGCATGCGTATTGTTCAATTATTTAACCGGGAGGAACAGGAATACGAAAAGTTCATTGAAATTAACGACAAGCACCGCAAAGCCAACATACGTTCCATTTGGTATTACTCTATCTTTTTCCCTGTAGTAGAAATATTATCCGCCATTGCGATTGCCTTATTGCTCTGGTACATCGGTGTAAAAAACAATTCGATGAACTTAGGATTGGGCGACATTACATTCTTTGTGATGATGGTGAATATGCTATTCCGTCCTATCCGCATGCTCGCTGATCGTTTAAACACTTTGCAAATGGGAATTGTTGCGGCCGACCGTGTGTTTAAGGTATTAGACACCAATGAAATTATTGAAGATAAAGGCAGCAAAGATTTAGCGAATGTAAGAGGAGATATTGAATTCAAAAATGTTTGGTTTGCCTATAACAACGAGCACTATGTGTTAAAAAATGTTTCGTTCAATATTAAAGCGGGAGAAACAGTAGCCATGGTGGGCGCCACGGGTGCAGGTAAGTCGACCGTTATAAATCTATTAAGCCGTTTTTACGAAATAAATAAAGGTGAGATTTGTTTAGACGGAACAAACATTAAAGATTACAGCTTAGAAGAATTGCGTAAAAATACCGGTGTTGTATTGCAGGACGTGCATTTGTTTAACGACAGCATCGTGAACAACATTACCTTGCATAACGACAGCATTACGCGTGAAGAAGTGATTGAAGCCTCCAAGAAAATCGGTTTACATGATTTTATTTTAACCTTGCCGGGAGGCTATGATTATGTAGTAAAAGAAAGAGGAATTACTTTATCGGCAGGACAAAGACAATTAATCGCGTTTATTCGCGCTTATGTTTACAATCCGAAAATATTTATTTTGGATGAAGCCACCTCAACCATTGATACGCATACCGAGCAATTGTTGCAATTAGCCTTGGACAAAATAAGCAAAGGAAGAACATCGATTATCATTGCGCACCGTTTAGCCACCATAAAAAATGCCAACAAAATCATGGTATTTGAGAAAGGAGAAATTGCAGAGCAAGGAACACAACAAGAATTACTTTCAAAAGACGGGCTTTTCAAAAAATTGTACGAGATGCAGTTTGAAGAAGTAATTTAATTACTTCACCGCCACCACCGAAATTTCAAAGTGTGCGTTTTTCGGTAATGCGCTTATCTGAACCGTCTCGCGGGCCGGTGGATCAATCGGAAAAAACAAACCGTACACTTCATTAATCTTCGCGAAATGACTTAGGTCTTTAACAAACAAAGTAGATTTCACTACATGCTTCATTTCCATGCCTGCCATTTTCACAATGGCTTCCACATTTTTCAAAGCTTGCATCACTTCTGCTTGTATACTTGCCGAATCTAATTTTCCGTTGGTATCCATTCCTATTTGTCCGGATACATATAAAGTATTTCCCACCTTTATGCCCTGGCTATACGGACCAATAGGCATGGGTGCCGAAGCGGTGAAGATTACCTCATGCTCTGTTTCATTGCCATCAAAAAAATAAGCAAACACACCTAGAGCTAAAGCCGCCAAAACAAAAATTAAACGAATCATTACTTAGAATCTTTAGGCGGTTCCATTTTAGAAATTTCATTCAAGCCTTTCACTAATACATCCAGATCACGGATGGAAGTATACACATTCGGTGTTACGCGAATACCATCAATTTTTTCGTAGATCATCGAGACGGAATGAATTTTATGTTTCTCCATTAACTTTGCTTCCACCTGATTTGCCTTCCAGCCTTCAAATCCAATCACACCAATAGCACAAGAATATTGATCTTTGCGTGAGGTCCAGAATTTAGCATTCGGCAAATCCTTCACTTTATTGTACCAGTAATTTTTTAAATAACGTAATCTTTCTTCTTTACGTTTCGCGCCAATTACATTATGAAAATCAACCGCAGTACCTATAGCCATTTCCGATGCAAAGGAACGAGTTCCCAATACTTCAAATTTGCGAATATCATCTCCGTCAGGTTCTCCTGCCGAAAGCAAAGCCCAGATGTTTTTAATTTTATCTTTCTTAATATACATCAATCCGCTTCCAAAGGGCGCGCACAACCATTTATGTAAAGAAGTAGCAAAATAATCAGCGCCGGTGTCTTCGATTTTAAAATTGATGTGTCCGAACGAATGCGCCGCATCTACAATCACTTCACAGCCTTTTTTATGCGCCATATCAGCAATGGCTTTTACCGGAACGATATTGCCGGTCCAGTTAATTAAGTGCGTAATGTGTACGATTTTTGTTTTAGATGTAATAGCATCCTCATACAGCTTAATAATTTGTTTATCATCCTCACATGGTTGAGGAATATCTATCCAAACTAATTTTACACCATCCCGCTTTTCACGCTGTTTCCAGGCGTTCATCATGTTTGGGTAATCGTATTTACTTAAAACTACTTCGTCGCCAGCCTTTAAATTCAAGCCAAAAATTATTGTATTCAAACCTTCGGTAGCGTTACGATTGATAGCGATTTCCTCCATGGAAACACCACAGAGTTCAGCGAGTTTTTCGCGTAAACCTTCTCGGCCTTGGTCCAAGATGCGCCACATATAATAAGAAGGCGCCTCATTACTGTATTGATAGAAGCGAATATGCGCGTCTTGTACCACTTTGGGTTGCGGACTTACACCACCGTTATTTAAATTAATGATATTTGGAGAAACCGTGTAGCTTTCTCGTACCCATCCCCAAAAATCTTCGTCGGCAGCGGCATCACAGGCCGATAAACCTTCAATGCGGTTCACCTGATTCTCCAATTCGGCGGCATATACTTTATCGATTGCTGACAGGAAGGTGAGTCCGGCTGTAGCACCTGCACTTTTAAGAAAAAAATCGCGACGGTTCATGAGATGAATTTTAGTAATAAAGGTATCAAAAAAAGTACAATAAAAAAGCCCCAAGATTACTCTTAGGGCCTTCTAAATAAACGAATGATTTATTGCTTTACAAATTTACCGATACGTAAAGTTTCATTAGCGTTATATACTTTATAGTAATAAACACCGGCTTTAGCATCTTGTAAATCTATTGAAGTGGTATTCGATTTAATTTCGATGATGGCCACTTGTTTTCCTAAAGCATCCATAATTTCAACTACCGGAGTATTATTTAAGTCGGTAACTGAAATGTTGATTGCAGCAACAGCAGGATTTGGATAAACATCTACGCCATTGTAATTAGTGTACATATTATCGATACCTGTACAAGCTGAAACGTTTTGAACTACAAAAACAGGTGTGCTTTCGCAACCACCATTGTATCCAACAACTGTATAGGTTGTAGTTGTAGTTGGACTAACTACAGCTGTAGCTGAAGTAGAACCACTGCTCCAGCTATAAGTTGTTGCACCGTTAGCTGTTAATGTTGCTGAATTACCTGTACAAATTAAAGAAGCACTGGTTGATGCAGAAACTGTTGGTGCGCTGTTAACTGAAACAGTTGTTGCAGTGATAGAATTTAAACAACCAAGTGTTGTATATAATTCCACGCGTGAAATACTTCCGCTTGCTTCCATCCATAATTGTTGAGGCGCCGTAGTTGATAAATTAAACTGCATGCCTAAACGAGTTAAAGTTACAGAGTATGTGCCTAATGTAGTATTAAATGGCGCCGGAGATGCATAAGAGTTTACGTCATTTCTATTCCCTAATACTCCGATAATATCGCCGGTATAAACCGGAATATTTACAGAAATGGTGCCGGTTCCTGATGTGTTATTCTGCGTTAAATACAATACATCAAAGGTATTTGTTGTGGCTGAATACAAAGGAGGAGTTGTAGGTAACTTTACAATAGCAATATTAGAGTTACCTGAGCTAGCATCTGTTGGAACGCGAACACCGGTTATAACAAAATCAGAAGGAGCCGTAAACCAATAACCACGAACATTTCCTGAGAATGTAGAGGTTTGATTTGGTAAAGCTAAAGAAGCTGTTCCTGTTGGAGATAATTGCGCGGTATAATAAACAGTATTTGCAGTTAAGGTTGGTGTTGTGTATACCGAACCTGTTGCAATGGCATTTCCGCCATATGGAAATTGGTACCAACCTGTAAGCACTGAAGAAGGCTCCGTCGCCATTAATACAGCCGAATCACCGGTACAAATTGAATTACCGCTAATGGTTGGTGTTGGCGGCGCGGTGCATTGCGCATTTGCCGCATTACTCATTCCGATGGCAACAATTGCCGCCAGCATTAAATTACTTTTGTAGATTTTTTTCATGGTATAGATGTTAAGAATTTAATACAAAGTTAATCGGATTGTACCTACTATTTTATGATATTTATCAATGATATTAACACCAAAAGTTAAAATACTTTTTCAACCATGCTTATTCGCCTGAACAATGAACACCCCGATTCTAAAACACTTTCTCAAA
This window encodes:
- a CDS encoding aminotransferase class V-fold PLP-dependent enzyme; the encoded protein is MNRRDFFLKSAGATAGLTFLSAIDKVYAAELENQVNRIEGLSACDAAADEDFWGWVRESYTVSPNIINLNNGGVSPQPKVVQDAHIRFYQYSNEAPSYYMWRILDQGREGLREKLAELCGVSMEEIAINRNATEGLNTIIFGLNLKAGDEVVLSKYDYPNMMNAWKQREKRDGVKLVWIDIPQPCEDDKQIIKLYEDAITSKTKIVHITHLINWTGNIVPVKAIADMAHKKGCEVIVDAAHSFGHINFKIEDTGADYFATSLHKWLCAPFGSGLMYIKKDKIKNIWALLSAGEPDGDDIRKFEVLGTRSFASEMAIGTAVDFHNVIGAKRKEERLRYLKNYWYNKVKDLPNAKFWTSRKDQYSCAIGVIGFEGWKANQVEAKLMEKHKIHSVSMIYEKIDGIRVTPNVYTSIRDLDVLVKGLNEISKMEPPKDSK
- a CDS encoding T9SS type A sorting domain-containing protein, which gives rise to MKKIYKSNLMLAAIVAIGMSNAANAQCTAPPTPTISGNSICTGDSAVLMATEPSSVLTGWYQFPYGGNAIATGSVYTTPTLTANTVYYTAQLSPTGTASLALPNQTSTFSGNVRGYWFTAPSDFVITGVRVPTDASSGNSNIAIVKLPTTPPLYSATTNTFDVLYLTQNNTSGTGTISVNIPVYTGDIIGVLGNRNDVNSYASPAPFNTTLGTYSVTLTRLGMQFNLSTTAPQQLWMEASGSISRVELYTTLGCLNSITATTVSVNSAPTVSASTSASLICTGNSATLTANGATTYSWSSGSTSATAVVSPTTTTTYTVVGYNGGCESTPVFVVQNVSACTGIDNMYTNYNGVDVYPNPAVAAINISVTDLNNTPVVEIMDALGKQVAIIEIKSNTTSIDLQDAKAGVYYYKVYNANETLRIGKFVKQ
- a CDS encoding ABC transporter ATP-binding protein, producing the protein MSEQKNKLNLSLLKRLLSYTNPYKKHFIAALVITLVLSGFAVVRPLLINKALNQFVGDTQNLSALNTIGFLIFGALVFEAVMQFANIYVTNYLGQNIVKDLRNQVYNHILKLKNSYFDNTPVGTLVTRAISDIESLSEVFSSGFIVISGDILMLITFVSVMLYKNWVLTLIVLSTIPLLMIATNLFKNGVKKTFTEVRNAVAALNTFTQEHITGMRIVQLFNREEQEYEKFIEINDKHRKANIRSIWYYSIFFPVVEILSAIAIALLLWYIGVKNNSMNLGLGDITFFVMMVNMLFRPIRMLADRLNTLQMGIVAADRVFKVLDTNEIIEDKGSKDLANVRGDIEFKNVWFAYNNEHYVLKNVSFNIKAGETVAMVGATGAGKSTVINLLSRFYEINKGEICLDGTNIKDYSLEELRKNTGVVLQDVHLFNDSIVNNITLHNDSITREEVIEASKKIGLHDFILTLPGGYDYVVKERGITLSAGQRQLIAFIRAYVYNPKIFILDEATSTIDTHTEQLLQLALDKISKGRTSIIIAHRLATIKNANKIMVFEKGEIAEQGTQQELLSKDGLFKKLYEMQFEEVI
- a CDS encoding RidA family protein; this encodes MIRLIFVLAALALGVFAYFFDGNETEHEVIFTASAPMPIGPYSQGIKVGNTLYVSGQIGMDTNGKLDSASIQAEVMQALKNVEAIVKMAGMEMKHVVKSTLFVKDLSHFAKINEVYGLFFPIDPPARETVQISALPKNAHFEISVVAVK